A segment of the bacterium CG_4_10_14_0_2_um_filter_33_32 genome:
AAAACATTCTATTATTTTATATTCGCATCAGCTCTAACAAGTTTTATTATCAATAGACTTTTTGATTATGGGATGCAGGACGCGCCTATAGTTTCTGAAATATGGGCTAAAATTGGCAACATGGAAAGATTGGGTATAACGATTGTTCCAACTTTTATACTAATGTATTTCTACTTTTACTTTTCCACAAGTATTTTAAAACTAAGTGCTAAACAGTCTCTATTTTTAGCGTTATTACTAAGTATCGCCACTGCTCCGTGGAGAATACTGGTTTAAGGCTAGTAAGCCGTGAATCCGAAAACCTCATTAATAAATTCTGATAAACATTATTAAAAGAAAAGTTACCAATTTCGTCATTCCCGTTTTTCTTCCGTCATTCCCGCGAAGGCGGGAATCTAGTATTTTATGGATTTCTGCTTCCGCAGGAATGACAAAGAAGAGGGCTTTTGGATTCACTGTGTAAATAGTGGAAAAAACAACGAAATTCTGTTAAACTATTTTTATTACTTTTAAAAGGAGATTTATTCATGGCAAAAGATAATAGGCCAGTAATTACTTTGGAGTGCAGCGTGTGTCACGAAAGGAATTATTCAACTACTAAAAATGCAAAAACTCAAAAGGAAAGAATGGAATTAAAAAAATTCTGCAAACGCTGTAGAGCACATACTGTGCACAAAGAAAGTAAGTAACCTAAATTTATGAGTACTCAACTCAAAAAGGGAATAGACTTTATCGGTGTTGGCTGCGGCGCATTAATC
Coding sequences within it:
- the rpmG gene encoding 50S ribosomal protein L33, which translates into the protein MAKDNRPVITLECSVCHERNYSTTKNAKTQKERMELKKFCKRCRAHTVHKESK